The genomic window AGATGATGCGTGCGCTGCTGCTGGCCGGCCATCTGATGCCGGACGAGAACCTGACGTCCCTCGTCGCCGGGCATGCCGCCGTGGCGGGACTGCACGACGTGGCGATCTGGCTCTGCGATGTCCAGCAGAGTGTCCTGCGCCGGCTTCCCGGTCCGGACCCCGGTCCGGATCCCGCTCCGGGCGGCTCCGGTACGGAGCTGCCCGTGGACGGCACCCTGGCGGGCCGGGCCTTCCAGTACGGTCGGATCCTGTCCGCTCCCGGATCGGACGGCAAGGGTTTCCGCTGGTGGGTGCCGCTGCTGGACGGCAGCGAGCGGCTGGGCGTGCTCGCCGTCAGGACCGAGGCGGACGACGCCCACACCGTGGAGGACATGGAGTGCCTGGCGGCCCTGGTGGCCGTGGTCCTCGTGAGCAGGGGGGACCACAGCGACTTCCTCGCCCGGCTCGTGCGCACCCGGCGGATGACCGCGGCGGCCGAGATGCAGTGGCAGCTGATGCCACCGCGCGCGTACGCCGACGACCACGTGGTGATCGGGGCCGTGATGGAACCGGCCTACGAAGTCGCCGGGGACGCGTACGACTACGCGACCGACCGGGGAAAGGTGCGCCTGGCGATCTTCGACGCGATGGGCCACGACACCGCGGCGGGCCTGACGGCCAACCTGGCGGTGGCGTCCTGCCGCAACCAGCGCCGCCAAGGCGTGGGGTTGCCGGACATCGGACCGGGCATCGAGCGTGTGCTGCTGGAGCAGTTCCACCGGGATGCCTACGTCACCGCCGTCCTGGCCGATCTCGACGCCCGCACCGGGATGCTGCGGTGGATCAGCCACGGCCACCACCCGCCCGTCGTCATCCGCGGCGGCCGCTGGATCACTTACCTCCACTGCTCTCCGGGCCACCCGCTCGGCACGGACCTGGGCCTGAGCGCAGCCGTGTGCCACGAGCAGCTCGAACCCGGCGACCGGGTCGTGCTCTACACCGACGGCATCACCGAAGCCCGCAACCCCGGTGGACAGGAGTTCGGCCTCCATGGCTTCCTCGACTTCCTGATGCGGCACCACGCCGACGCCCTGCCCGTCCCGGAGACGATGCGCCGGCTGATCCGCAGCATCCTCGGCCACCACCACGGCACCCTCCGCGACGACGCCACCGTCCTGCTCCTGGAATGGCACGGCCCCACTCCCTATCCCCCCGGACAGGCCGCAGCCCTGCTCGGCATCCCGAAGGAGACCCGGCCGCCGCGCCTTGCGGCTGGTGGCCCGGGGCGCGCCGGGCAGCGCGCCTGACGACCACCCGTCGCGTGAGTGCGGCCGGGCCGTGACGGACCGAGGGGGCCGCTGCCCGTCTCAGTGCACCTTGGCAAGATCCTCGGCGATGGTGCGAAGCAGGGTCTCGCCGCAGTCGGCGGAGGTGTCCGCAGCCCAGCGGATGTAGCCGTCGGGGCGGACGAGCAGGGCAGCGGCCCCCAGATCGTCGGCGCACGTGGCGCGGACGAGGTCGACCCGCGGGGGGAGCCGGAGGCCGGCGGGGACGACACCGGCCAGATCGAGCAGGACGGCGTGCCCGGCGCGGAACAGCCTCGACAGCCGGGTGGGGCCTCCATCGGTGACCAGGTCGGCGTCCGGCATGCGCTGCCCGGTGAGCGGATGACCGCCGGACGGGGGGTGGCGCAGGGAGAGGCCGGAGATGAGTCCCGCGATGTGGCGGTTGGCGTCGGGCAGTCGCAGCAGGTCGATGAAGATGTCGCGCAGGGCGGCCACGTCCTTGCTCGGGTGCGGGTCTGCAAGGACCCGCTGCGCGGAGGTGTGGTGCAGGACCTGGGCTGCGACCGGATGGCGTTCGGCGTGGTAGCTGTCCAGGAGGCCGCTCGGCGCCCGGCCCTGGACGGCCGCGGCCAGTTTCCAGCCGAGGTTGAACGCGTCCTGGATGCCGAGGTTGAGACCCTGGCCGCCCAGCGGCGGGTGGATGTGCGCGGCGTCGCCCGCGAACAGGACCCGGCCCGTGCGGTAGCGCTCCAGTTGGCGGGTGGCGTCGGTGAACCGCGAGGAGTTGTCCACGGCGGCGAGGGTGGTCTCATGGCCGTACACGGCCTGGAGCGCGGTGGTGATCTCTTCGTCGCCGATCGGGCTGTCCCCGGTGGCGTCCGCCTGGTCCGTCCCGTGCGCCGTGCGTCCGAAGGTGAACCGGTACCGGTCGCCGCCGAGAGGGGCCAGCACGGCCCAGTAGCCGCCTGCTTGACGGGTCAGGGCGCTCATGTGCCCCATCTGGTGCGGCACCAGCGACGACACGGCGGACAGGCGGATGTCCGCCAGCACCGCCCGATGGGTCCCGGGCCTGCCGGGAAACGGCAGTCCGAGCAGTTTGCGCACCGTGCTGTGGCCGCCGTCGCAGGCCGCCAGGTAGCGTGCCCGCGCCCGCAGCCCGTCGGCGGTCACGACCACACCGTCGTCGTCGGACCCGACGCCTGAGACGGCCGTTCCGTGCAGAACCCGCGCGCCGGGCGGCGACCGCCCGCTCTTCGAGCACTTCCTCGATCTCCCATTGAGGGATCGCGATCGGGAAAGGGTGCCTGGTCCGCCAGGGTGTGCAGTCCAAGGGCACGGGCAGCGCCGCGAAGTGCCCGCCGACCGGATCACGCGACGCGGCCCGGTGCAGCAGCGGATCCAGCAGTCCGCGCGATTCCAGCAGCTCGGCGGTACGGGGCTGGATCGCGCCGCCCTTCGCCTGCTCGATGCGCCGCGGCAGCTTCTCCAGTACGAGCGTCTCGACCCCGGCCAGAGCCAGTTCGTACGCCAGCATCAGTCCGGTCGGGCCGGCGCCCGCGATGACGACCTCGGTCGTGGTCTCCGTCAACACCTTCACTCCGTCTCGTTTCTCGCCTCGGAGTAAATGTATACCAGGTGCAGAAATAGCCCCGGGAGAGCTTCCTGCTACGGTGTGTGCCGTGGACGAAGGCAAGCCAGGGCTGCGGGAGCGGAAGAAGCAGCGGACCCACGCGGCGATCTCCGATGCGGCGATCACGCTGTTCCTCGAACACGGCTTCAACCAGGTCTCGGTGGCCCAGGTGGCCGAGGCGGCCGAAGTGTCCAAACGCACGCTCTTCGCCTACTTCCCCACGAAGGAAGACCTCGTGGTGCACCGCCTCGCCGACCACGAGACCGAGATCGCGCGCGTCGTACGGGCCCGCCCGGCCGGTACCGACCCGCTGGCCGCGGTGCGCGAGCACTTCCTCGAAGGGCTGCGCGAGCGGGACCCGATCACCGGGCTCAACGACCACCCCCAGGTGCGCAGGGTCCACCGGATGATCCTCGACGCGCCCTCACTGGTGGCCCGGATGGAGCGGTTCAAGGCCGGCGCCGAACGAGCGCTCGCCCAGGCACTGCAGGAGACGGCGGACGCTCCGGAACTCACGGCGCGGTTGGCCGCCGTCCAGATCGTCGCGGTCCACTGGGCGCTGGCACAGGACAACGCCGAACGCCTGGCGTACGGCGAACCGGCCGGCACCCGCTATCCGGGTGCGGTGACCGATGCGGAACACGCGTTCACACTGCTGGAGAACGGACTGGGGCAGCTGACCGCGCAGCGATGACTCCAGGCTCCCGGGCACCGGGCACCGGGCACCGGGTACCGGGCACTGGGTACCGGGCACTGGGTACCGGGCACTGGGTACCGGGCGTCCGCGTCGCGCGGCGCCCGGCCCGCCTCGGGTGGCCGACCATCTGCGTCGGAGCAGAATGGGAGGTGTCTCCGGGGTCTTCCCCGGAGTTCGGACGGCACGGGCCGCGGGCCGGCGGAAGGTGCACGGCATGGGCCGCATGCGCGAGATCGCGGTGGTCGGGGGCGGCGGGGGAGCGGTGTGTCTGCTGGAAGCGCTGTCCCGGACCTCAGGTCCGCCGAGCGCTGTCACCGTCTTCGAGCCGTCCGACCGGCTGTGGCGCGGCCGCCCCTATCAGCGGGATTCCGACTGCATTCTGGTGAACCTCCCCTCGCGCGCCATGTCGGTCCGCGCCGAGGACCGCGAGCACTTCGACCGCTGGCTGTCGAGCGGCCACCGGCGACAGACCGGT from Streptomyces sp. FIT100 includes these protein-coding regions:
- a CDS encoding PP2C family protein-serine/threonine phosphatase, which codes for MPDRDTGSRQMMRALLLAGHLMPDENLTSLVAGHAAVAGLHDVAIWLCDVQQSVLRRLPGPDPGPDPAPGGSGTELPVDGTLAGRAFQYGRILSAPGSDGKGFRWWVPLLDGSERLGVLAVRTEADDAHTVEDMECLAALVAVVLVSRGDHSDFLARLVRTRRMTAAAEMQWQLMPPRAYADDHVVIGAVMEPAYEVAGDAYDYATDRGKVRLAIFDAMGHDTAAGLTANLAVASCRNQRRQGVGLPDIGPGIERVLLEQFHRDAYVTAVLADLDARTGMLRWISHGHHPPVVIRGGRWITYLHCSPGHPLGTDLGLSAAVCHEQLEPGDRVVLYTDGITEARNPGGQEFGLHGFLDFLMRHHADALPVPETMRRLIRSILGHHHGTLRDDATVLLLEWHGPTPYPPGQAAALLGIPKETRPPRLAAGGPGRAGQRA
- a CDS encoding TetR/AcrR family transcriptional regulator, with protein sequence MCAVDEGKPGLRERKKQRTHAAISDAAITLFLEHGFNQVSVAQVAEAAEVSKRTLFAYFPTKEDLVVHRLADHETEIARVVRARPAGTDPLAAVREHFLEGLRERDPITGLNDHPQVRRVHRMILDAPSLVARMERFKAGAERALAQALQETADAPELTARLAAVQIVAVHWALAQDNAERLAYGEPAGTRYPGAVTDAEHAFTLLENGLGQLTAQR